In Plasmodium falciparum 3D7 genome assembly, chromosome: 13, the following are encoded in one genomic region:
- a CDS encoding inositol polyphosphate kinase, putative, with product MNVEEYRHQVGGHCKLIKPKDSSKVYKPLIENEYIFYKKLTNFGSSSTESGPLHLLKKFIPKFYGVTEILVESCSDDEEKQNDSSNHIKGKDEKKKKNKSRYKKYIKMDKSEKENFVNTDETYFVREQKYSEQIRMRENISNGDIHENIQKNMSSGELKEHKVNHMKIVDKHNESNMYGDAYGSKNDEMNKNNNEMYKNNNEMYKNNDEMNKNNDEMNKNNNEMNKNNDETNKNNDETNKNNDEMNKNNNEMYKNNDEMNKNNDENVKKRYNENNTNATPKKFKRRKECVPHIILEDLVYGFKRPCVLDIKMGKRQRKIGASIEKKKRQVEKSFKTTSHSLGFRLCGCQHYNKVSDTLFYKDKYWGRNLSKEHIPWAIRNWFWNGSLLYEELIPLLLEKLHSFFNCIVELRHYRFWSSSLLWVFDGGLSDKKARSNSLDIRMIDFANTIYLQDNPSADEEYIFGLRNLIESIQILNNSIHNIYFLPYEITTCFYSENYNMKEIKDRKVLKKSRSVVYEDNKKKKKKTVYINMEFFKKAKGKYGSNNNKQLDNNKLVSNNKHMNNNKHLNIKKNDIKTKYIYNSDLLNTENINKFLSQNEKEEIHKNKKQNRNININKIPKKKPKKLYIKHNKYQSFSDYAIREDIYSTPLFSFTNKLHNSVSNNPHNIKKTHNMNNFGIHCLLNNNSVSTSRVEDNAYMEEIFNKYKNYEYNNVYDKNIGSSHNDRDPLVDTHLYDENNKILYNTCLKENDNIYYKGLENTMDKCMNNTMNNLFHIQNYNYDKQYNNKIKTHHTSNDRTNINNEEILYVNKNISRNNNIYINNNERKKKNILLKKSYNMSMQNKNLPYQIDECNKNKTKEEKVIYNINDNSPIFIDDKYKEDILQNKIYFDKESLENIQENQNYILNDHTDVLKYMNYNMDNKCYDKNINININISNNNNNILLTYQNKRKNESISDNNLHTKSDNKYDEIIQETIIKTLKIASNFYQQIKEHINIDQQVKDQEKVPQPCSDDDNIKNNVQQGEDKIKKKEDYLLSYHNVADDHFNNNRCEDNKKDFYSFNFDESQKKKNSIETYKGNINFQTNNKDDNIKIKEKKKNYKKEISNYYFEKGEMENINVFPNEEENVIHEKKNKDIQVFKTNNIHDNNVEKNNINNIKIIKNFNMLKRNINLKVLINQMIKMEIEKRTLEKQQLLLKNKQTKKRINTHTNKQIYKEINTHTNKQTSKKNILKITNNEMTDFCDINVDIIEVQNKIKQMDIKENMLNKMIYRSEKDTLYKSSKNNIYEQLNYNSDTILIHKDFKSCHLKMNNKNNYIQDFNMNKRCMSCNDDIISSLKNDNKIKEKKEKQNKKKIRQLFLKKLSMLSNMKSNKKKYHDNVYYNGDPDNSNEEKNGEYINKYNDKYYNEYDNKYNIQHNDTYDDKYVNTINNIPLRFSKYYLKEKKKKKKYLKCNQLNMIPLHKKKSIYKNEYPENNEEFNIFNMNYEKNMYTFNNIKYTNENLNYINNIYENNEFETYKNLILPLTETNENYKYLRRSLSEPNIYKYNRFMGTQKDSYVNKINYNNLIKNRLDKLTKVPIYNQIYGFTSNSSNTYSSESSLDM from the coding sequence ATGAATGTTGAAGAATATAGACATCAAGTGGGAGGACACTGCAAACTAATAAAACCAAAAGATTCATCAAAGGTATACAAACCATTAAtagaaaatgaatatattttttataaaaagttaACAAATTTCGGTTCTTCATCAACTGAATCAGGACCTTTacatcttttaaaaaaattcataccGAAATTTTATGGCGTAACCGAAATTTTGGTTGAATCATGTtctgatgatgaagaaaagcAAAATGATTCATCCAATCatataaaaggaaaagatgagaagaagaagaaaaataaaagtagatataaaaaatatatcaaaatggATAAAAGCGAAAAGGAAAATTTTGTAAACACTGATGAAACGTATTTTGTTCGAGAACAGAAATATTCTGAACAAATACGAATGAGGGAAAATATTTCAAACGGGGATATACATGAGAACATACAGAAAAATATGTCAAGTGGTGAATTAAAGGAACATAAAGTGAATCATATGAAAATTGTTGATAAACATAATGAGTCAAATATGTATGGAGATGCATATGGAAGTAAGAATgatgaaatgaataaaaataataatgaaatgtataaaaataataatgaaatgtataaaaataatgatgaaatgaataaaaataatgatgaaatgaataaaaataataatgaaatgaataaaaataatgatgaaacaaataaaaataatgatgaaacaaataaaaataatgatgaaatgaataaaaataataatgaaatgtataaaaataatgatgaaatgaataaaaataatgatgagaaTGTGAAAAAACGATATAACGAAAATAACACAAATGCTACTccaaaaaaattcaaaagaagaaaagaatgTGTTCCTCATATAATTCTTGAAGATTTAGTGTATGGATTTAAAAGACCATGTGTATTAGATATAAAAATGGGAAAGAGACAAAGGAAGATTGGAGCATcaatagaaaaaaagaaaagacaAGTTGAAAAGAGTTTTAAGACAACTAGTCATTCATTAGGTTTTAGATTATGTGGATGTCAACATTATAATAAAGTAAGTGatacattattttataagGATAAATATTGGGGAAGGAACTTAAGTAAAGAACATATTCCATGGGCAATTCGAAATTGGTTTTGGAATGGTTCATTATTATACGAAGAATTAATACCCTTATTATTAGAAAAGTTACACAGCTTTTTTAATTGTATAGTTGAATTGAGACATTATCGTTTTTGGTCATCTTCTTTATTATGGGTTTTTGATGGTGGATTAAGTGATAAAAAAGCTCGATCTAATTCTTTAGATATTAGAATGATTGATTTTGCTAATACCATATATTTACAAGATAATCCATCAGCTgatgaagaatatatttttggttTAAGAAATTTAATAGAATCCATTCagattttaaataattctatacataatatttatttcctACCATATGAAATCACTACTTGTTTTTATtcagaaaattataatatgaaagaaaTTAAAGATCGCaaggttttaaaaaaatcaagATCTGTTGTTTATGAAGACaacaaaaagaagaaaaaaaaaaccgtgtatattaatatggaattttttaaaaaggcAAAAGGCAAATATggaagtaataataataaacaattgGATAATAACAAACTTGTAAGTAATAATAAGCAcatgaacaataataaacatttaaatataaaaaagaatgatataaaaacgaaatatatatataattctgatttattaaatacaGAGAATATCAATAAATTTTTGTCacaaaatgaaaaggaagaaatccataaaaataaaaaacaaaacagaaatatcaatataaataaaattccaaaaaaaaaaccaaaaaaattatatataaaacataataaataccAAAGCTTTTCTGACTATGCAATAAGAGAGGATATCTATAGCACTCccttattttcttttacaaataaattaCATAATAGTGTATCAAATAATCcacataatataaagaaaacacataatatgaataatttcgGAATTCATTGTcttcttaataataattctgtTAGTACATCAAGGGTGGAAGACAATGCATATATGGaagaaatttttaataaatataaaaattatgaatataataatgtatatgataaaaatattggaTCATCTCACAATGATAGAGATCCTTTGGTAGATACTCatttatatgatgaaaataataagatattGTACAACACTTGTTTAAAAGAAAacgataatatatattataagggTTTAGAAAATACTATGGATAAATGTATGAATAATACAATGAAcaatttatttcatattcaaaattataattatgataagcaatataacaataaaataaaaacacatCATACATCAAACGAtagaacaaatataaataatgaggaAATTTTGTATgttaacaaaaatatttcaagaaataataatatttatatcaacAATAacgaaaggaaaaaaaaaaatatattattaaaaaaatcgTACAATATGTCTatgcaaaataaaaatttaccaTACCAGATAGATGaatgtaataaaaacaaaacaaaagaGGAAAAggttatttataatattaatgataattcTCCAATTTTTATTGATGATAAATACAAAGAAGATATtcttcaaaataaaatatatttcgaTAAAGAATCTTTGGAAAATATACAGGAAaatcaaaattatattttaaatgatcATACGgatgtattaaaatatatgaattataatatggataacaaatgttatgataaaaatataaatataaatataaatataagtaataataataataatatattattaacatatcagaataaaagaaaaaatgaatctATTTCagataataatttacataCCAAAAgcgataataaatatgatgaaataaTACAAGAAACCATTATtaaaacattaaaaataGCATCCAATTTTTATCAACAAATTAAagaacatattaatatagatCAACAAGTAAAGGATCAAGAAAAAGTACCACAACCTTGtagtgatgatgataatattaagaataaTGTACAACAAGGGGAAGacaagataaaaaaaaaagaagattatTTGTTGTCATATCATAATGTAGCTGATGATCACTTTAATAATAATCGTtgtgaagataataaaaaagatttttattcatttaattttgatgaaagtcaaaaaaaaaaaaattctattGAAACATATAAaggtaatataaattttcaaacgaataataaagatgataatataaaaataaaagaaaaaaaaaaaaattataaaaaagaaataagtaattattattttgaaaaagGAGAAATGGAAAATATCAACGTTTTTCCTAACGAGGAAGAAAATGTCatacatgaaaaaaaaaataaagacatACAAGTAttcaaaacaaataatatacatgatAACaatgtagaaaaaaataatatcaacaatattaaaataataaaaaattttaatatgttaaaaaggaatataaacTTAAAagttttaataaatcaaatgATTAAAATGGAAATTGAAAAAAGGACATTAGAAAAACAACAATTGTTAttgaaaaataaacaaacaaaGAAACGAATTAATACACatacaaataaacaaatatataaagaaataaatacacATACGAATAAACAAacaagtaaaaaaaatatcttaaaaataacaaataatgaaatgaCTGATTTTTGTGATATTAATGTAGATATAATAGAggtacaaaataaaataaaacaaatggatataaaagaaaatatgttaaacaaaatgatatatagaTCAGAAAAAGATACTCTATATAAAAgtagtaaaaataatatatacgaacaattaaattataactCAGATactatattaatacataagGATTTTAAAAGTTGtcatttaaaaatgaataacaaaaataattatattcaagattttaatatgaataaaagaTGCATGTCTTGTAATGATGATATCATTTCATCTTTGaagaatgataataaaataaaagaaaagaaggaaaaacaaaacaaaaaaaaaatacgccagctgtttttaaaaaaattaagtatGTTATCAAATATGAAAagtaataagaaaaaatatcatGACAATGTTTATTATAATGGTGATCCTGACAATagtaatgaagaaaaaaatggtgaatatattaataaatataatgataaatattataatgagtatgataataaatataatattcaacATAATGATACATATGATGATAAGTATGTTAAtacaattaataatattccgCTTCGTTTtagtaaatattatttaaaagaaaaaaagaagaaaaaaaaatatttaaaatgtaaTCAATTAAATATGATACCTTTACATAAGAAgaaatctatatataaaaacgaATATCcagaaaataatgaagaatttaatatattcaatatgaattatgaaaagaatatgtatacatttaataatataaaatatacaaatgaaaatttaaattatattaataatatatatgaaaataatgaattcgaaacatataaaaatttaatactACCATTAACAGaaacaaatgaaaattataaatacttACGTAGATCTTTATCAGaacctaatatatataaatacaaccGATTTATGGGTACACAAAAAGATTCAtatgttaataaaattaattataataatctaaTCAAAAATAGATTGGATAAATTAACAAAAGTTcctatatataatcaaatatATGGTTTTACCTCCAATTCTAGTAACACCTATTCTTCAGAAAGTTCCCTtgatatgtaa
- a CDS encoding SAS6-like protein, putative — MNKPDMNNFLCQFDFSSLQELDPGLVDGYNLSYSKEVPFEIRMQEHESKPQEVGSLDVICVNIFVLGDELNAQSIKIVLTSETDLFFHFTQTVNENDFEHMQNNQKLMINFSEYLQVLIKMFNSCIKDPQSFLAIFTIKQNGIAQLEFIKNMEYKFIELLVCQFIKSSDEITKENITYRYNVIKSKNGIMYNRLKDISILIKTKNPSLLMQLQKTASKQMEIFRNKKY; from the exons atgaacaaaccggatatgaataattttttatgccAATTTGATTTTTCATCATTGCAAGAGTTAGATCCAGGTTTAG TTGATGGATATAATTTATCTTACAGCAAAGAAGTTCCTTTTGAAATAAGAATGCAGGAACATGAAAGTAAACCTCAGGAAGTAGGTTCCTTAGATGTtatatgtgtaaatatattCGTTCTA GGTGATGAATTAAATGCTCAAAGTATTAAAATTGTGTTGACTAGCGAAACAGACTTATTCTTTCACTTCACACAGAC AGTAAATGAAAACGATTTTGAACATATGCAAAATAATCAAAAACTTATGATCAATTTTTCTGAATACTTACaagttttaataaaaatgtttaattCTTGTATTAAAGATCCACAAAg TTTTCTAGCTATTTTTACAATAAAGCAGAATGGAATAGCTCAACTTGAATtcataaaa aatatgGAATACAAATTTATTGAATTATTGGTGTGCcaatttattaaatcatcTGACGAAATTACAAAGGAGAATATAACATATAGATACAATGTAATTAAATCAAAAAATGGTATAATGTATAATAGGCTAAag GACATTagtatattaattaaaacaaaaaaccCATCACTCTTAATGCAACTTCAAAAAACGGCTAGTAAACAAATGGAAAtatttagaaataaaaaatattag
- a CDS encoding exportin-T, putative, producing the protein MDELEVAILCLYGNEHSNINKNDAQKYCENFQNSADCWKYCMSKFLESNKLEVKFFCIHVIVEKISTLKIEDMILIKNSLYGYIEKKYVNANEDSCVLNKIIQLYLYLIEFLYPHNMNDAFKYLINLIMLNNDINIKTIHINFFLKLMNMFDSEYIDNVCSNKSIQTTTNIKEAIKENDLPIIIECFYYIMNMNIPESTSLSIFTLSKYVPWIDINYVVNDKILTYIYQTLNTTNSITEASYSFLTSLIRKGMNSANKIQFIESINIICILQNTPKITDLTFDVNKNIMTKRGELINYICLELVESIFEINKLKDYQMNMLKYNEICTKAADMLFLVLPHALDIFSVNDFYIASTVEKFFSLFFTKFKNVIDVGSCANSIMKSSSNDYESSKNNISNNINSSINSNINNNNANSGYKISIDKLNVFINTLICTIVNKFEYPECIPDDYDEEEEDDDEFSTFFNFRENIEKLYQRLILFDKLKAIEIIKNAIIYLNENYDNLKWNNIESKLYAFYVTTSIYCEYKQGSTNTSNNLNNNMITNNQNKNNIIMNNSLEHFKNIKEANEVNIDYNNLLFDCLIELLKNRKILNSTNYHININLMEIFQRLNLFFIKNPNYIEYALHIFLTNGIRSNNNKIAKKSVHIFKKFLKTNSSVISNYIKDILQLLESYLDVPYIYPKMDINNNILNNNNMILDDNTIKYIYTFLYSNKNYNHEYQIDIYEIIGLLLLNYDFNKFKKLSKTDSGMSIQSNNNLSNNLNLNNNDNSININNNNNNNTINSSNNNSNDGLNQNISEEMIANYKDRIFFFKGILNKLLENLSAVKNLYLNSTKTQHDNICASFISSVIIKCIGALCKNVNINITDILLNDLDNTLGIIISESLELFYNNYIVRDSVLFTYRILSNLFKDLSLNYTVKILPYFYNISYNMIMNKLQKSSVDNQNANTFNMITPTSYQSVDGTTNNPMKTSNTHHEELKYLYNELNELSILVCHLISTHKEKSFDTFVNPYIYNITQIHMNIWKFINVQSLEMQREQNAVLSPLLLILYNISVNIPATIHSFMSFEHIALNHKQFCDIFSNDDIIKSKIADAITSILLISLNYKNTSDINICLYSAQTLSNMLNNATCMTNPSEVLSKYPIMQIIDTLCVTLKSLDYADPKTKRIMQEVMNIFRLFCGFKVSANCLPNKIIESSQICLQNSLLSVFKNNPNDIAILIQAINANNQQQFRQILSNIVA; encoded by the exons atggaCGAACTCGAGGTTGCAATTTTATGCCTGTATGGTAATGAACACAgtaatattaacaaaaatgaTGCTCAAAAATATTGTGAGAATTTCCAGAATAGTGCAGATTGTTGGAAATATTGTATGAGTAAATTTTTAGAAAGTAACAAATTAGAAGTTAAGTTTTTTTGTATTCATGTAATTGTTGAAAAGATAAGTACCTTAAAAATAGAAGATATGATTTTAATTAAGAATTCCTTGTATggttatatagaaaaaaagtaTGTGAATGCAAATGAAGATTCATgtgtattaaataaaattattcaactttatttatatttaattgaatttttatatcctcataatatgaatgatgcTTTTAAATAtcttattaatttaattatgcTTAATAATgacataaatattaaaaccatacatataaatttttttttaaaattaatgaatatGTTTGATTCtgaatatatagataatgtGTGCTCAAATAAATCTATACAAACCACAACCAATATAAAAGAAgctataaaagaaaatgactTACCAATAATTATtgaatgtttttattatattatgaatatgaaTATTCCTGAATCAACTTCTTTATCAATATTCACCTTGTCAAAATATGTACCATGGATTGATATTAATTATGTTGTTAATGATAAGATTTTGACCTACATTTACCAAACATTAAATACAACAAATAGTATTACAGAAGCTagttattcatttttaacatCCTTAATACGTAAAGGTATGAACTCAGCAAACAAAATACAATTTATTGAAAGTATAaacattatatgtattttacaaaatacaCCAAAAATAACAGATCTTACATttgatgtaaataaaaatattatgaccAAAAGAGgagaattaattaattacATATGTTTAGAATTAGTTGAATCAatttttgaaataaataaattgaaagattatcaaatgaatatgttaaaatataatgaaatttGTACAAAAGCGGCtgatatgttatttttagtATTACCACATGCTTTAGATATTTTTTCTGTGaatgatttttatattgCCAGTACTGTAGAAAAGTTCTTTAGTTTATTCTTTACAAAATTTAAGAATGTTATAGATGTAGGTTCATGTGCTAACTCTATAATGAAGAGTAGTTCGAATGATTATGAGAGTtccaaaaataatataagcaataatataaatagtagCATAAATAgtaacataaataataataatgccAACAGTGGGTATAAAATATCAATAGATAAActtaatgtatttattaatacTTTAATTTGTACAATTGTTAATAAATTTGAATACCCAGAATGTATACCAGATGattatgatgaagaagaagaagatgatgatgaattttctaccttttttaattttagaGAAAACATTGAAAAGTTATATCAACGTTTAATACTttttgataaattaaaagctattgaaattattaagaatgctattatatatttaaatgagaattatgataatttaaaatggAATAATATAGAATCCAAATTATATGCATTTTATGTTACGACATCTATTTATTGTGAATATAAACAAGGATCAACAAACACTTCaaataatttgaataataatatgattacaaataatcaaaataaaaataatattattatgaataattcTTTagaacattttaaaaatataaaagaagcgAATGAAGTAAATatagattataataatttacttTTTGACTGTTTAatagaattattaaaaaacagaaaaatattaaactCTACTAAttatcatattaatataaatttaatggaaatatttcaaagattaaatttattttttattaaaaacccaaattatatagaatatgcattacatatatttcttaCTAATGGTATtagaagtaataataataaaattgcaAAGAAAtctgtacatatttttaagaaatttttaaaaacaaattcATCTGTAAtttcaaattatataaaagatatattgcAATTATTAGAATCGTATTTAGATGTAccttatatatatccaaaaatggatattaataataatatattaaataataacaatatgatATTAGATGATAAtactattaaatatatttatacctttttatattccaataaaaattataatcatgAATATCAGATAGATATTTATGAAATTATCGGATTATTACTTTTAAATTatgattttaataaattcaaGAAATTATCAAAAACTGATAGTGGTATGTCTATacaatcaaataataatttatcaaacaatttaaatttaaataataatgataatagtattaatattaataataataataataataatacaattaatagtagtaataataatagtaatgacGGACTTAATCAAAATATTAGTGAAGAAATGATTGCTAATTATAAAGATcgaatttttttctttaaaggTATATTAAATAAGTTATTAGAAAATTTGTCAGCTGTTAAAAATTTGTATTTAAATTCTACGAAAACACAAcatgataatatatgtgcTAGTTTTATATCTAGTGTTATAATTAAATGTATAGGTGCTTTATGtaaaaatgttaatattaatattactgatattttattaaacgATTTAGATAATACTTTAGGTATTATAATAAGTGAATCTTTAGAATTATTCTATAATAATTACATTGTTAGAGATTCTGTGTTATTTACATATAGAATACTTTCTAATTTGTTTAAAGACTTATCACTTAATTATActgtaaaaatattaccatatttttataacatatcttataatatgataatgaATAAACTACAAAAAAGTAGTGTGGATAATCAGAATGCAAACACATTTAATATGATAACTCCTACTTCATATCAATCGGTAGATGGTACTACAAATAATCCAATGAAAACATCAAATACCCATcatgaagaattaaaatatttatataatgaattaaatGAACTTAGTATATTAGTATGTCATCTAATATCAACACATAAAGAAAAATCTTTTGATACATTTGttaatccatatatatataatataacacaaatacatatgaatatatggAAATTTATTAATGTCCAATCATTAGAAATGCAAAGAGAACAAAATGCCGTATTATCACCACTCCTATTAATATTGTATAACATATCAGTTAATATTCCAGCAACTATACATAGTTTCATGTCTTTTGAACATATAGCATTAAATCATAAGCAATTCTGTGATATCTTTTCTAATGACGATATAATTAAATCAAAAATTGCTGACGCAATTACAAGTATCCTTCTTATttcattaaattataaaaatactagtgatataaatatatgtttgtattcTGCCCAAACCTTATcaaatatgttaaataaCGCCACATGTATGACAAACCCAAGCGAg GTGTTGAGTAAATATCCCATAATGCAAATAATAGATACCTTATGTGTAACATTAAAATCTTTAGATTATGCAGACCCAAAAACTAAAAGg ATAATGCAAGAagtaatgaatatatttcgTTTGTTCTGTGGATTTAAAGTTAGTGCTAATTGCCTACCAAACAAAATTATTGAAAGCTCACAAATATGTTTACAAAATTCGCTCTTGTCAGTCTTTAAAAATAATCCAAATGACATTGCAATTTTGATACAA GCTATAAATGCAAACAACCAACAACAATTTAGACAAATTTTATCAAATATAGTTGCTtaa
- a CDS encoding ADP-ribosylation factor, putative yields MNVLDVLKRWFILVFFMLQRFFEFKSKITKKSFIIFGLPSSGKTSIIYFFKLGYLITTVSTLFINEENFKINLKIEKDDTKEQNYDITFYEVGKNCSYNLIKEYSDISNDVIYIVDSVQKGNLSEARDDFIRILYEFRFIYRKCKFLIFMNKQDSNGCLSSQEIINFFALPKDLLIRCNFISCSTLSGQGLKEGLEWLLYYNLPFYNNELNCIDRRTATKHLEL; encoded by the exons ATGAATGTTTTAGATGTTTTAAAAAGATGGTTtattcttgttttttttatgttacaacgtttttttgaatttaaaTCAAAAATAACCAAAAAAagtttcattatttttggATTGCCTTCATCTGGAAAAACatccataatatattttttcaagcTTGGATATTTAATAACGAct gtaAGTACCCTTTTTATTAATGAAGAGAATTTCaagataaatttaaaaattgaaaaagacGACACGAAGGAACAAAATTATgatattacattttatgaAGTTGGAAAAAATTGttcttataatttaataaaagaatattcaGATATATCTAatgatgttatatatattgttgaTAGTGTACAAAAAGGAAACTTAAGTGAAGCAAGAGATGATTTTATACGTATTCTTTATGAATTTAGATTTATTTATAGAAAATGTAAATTTCtcatttttatgaataagCAAGATTCTAATGGATGTTTGTCATCACAAGAAATTATTAACTTTTTTGCTTTACCAAAAGATTTATTAATAAGATGTAATTTTATATCTTGTAGTACTTTATCCGGTCAAGGATTAAAAGAGGGCTTAGAATGGTTACTCTATTATAATCtacctttttataataacgAATTAAATTGTATTGATAGAAGAACAGCTACTAAACATTTGGAATTATAA
- a CDS encoding protein kinase, putative, whose product MNKMKSTKIENPKYKLMKLIGKGTFGKVYSAIDMSTQEAVAIKRSPKWRNKVSREVDLLKKMNGSTNIVKIKSVFYTTTKKGYRIQNIVFKYMTYSLGRYIRMKKQEKRENKYDRINPADLKNIIYQICIGIKDLHKNDFAHRDLKPDNILIDLDSSNIKIEICDLGSAKKVQRNIISIPYICSRWYRAPELLCGSMFYTTEVDLWSLGCIIFELINLCPLFPGKFKKDEYSEECSQIINLIEVIGSPQMSFFENIKDHTSKKNTLLIKELCELNIKPLCWDEILGNILEIEEKELINIIDGLLKWNPNERLNIDAVLSNPYFSTLNK is encoded by the exons atgaataaaatgaaaagtaCTAAAATTGAAAAcccaaaatataaattaatgaaATTGATTGGGAAGGGTACATTCGGGAAAGTATATTCTGCTATTGATATGTCTACTCAAGAAGCAGTTGCAATTAAAAGATCTCCAAAAtg GAGAAATAAAGTTTCAAGGGAAGtagatttattaaaaaaaatgaatggtAGTACAAATATAGTTAAAATAAAGTCTGTATTTTATACAACTACCAAAAAAGGATATAGAATTCAAAACattgtttttaaatatatgacaTATAGTTTGGGAAGATATATAAGAAtgaaaaaacaagaaaagcgtgaaaataa ATATGATAGAATTAATCCAGCTgacttaaaaaatattattta TCAAATATGTATAGGGATAAAAGATCTACACAAAAATGACTTCGCCCATAGAGATTTAAAACCAGATAATATTTta ATTGATTTAGACTCttctaatattaaaattgaaATATGTGATTTAG GTTCAGCAAAAAAAGTtcaaagaaatattatttctattcCTTATATTTGCTCACGTTGGTATAGAGCACCAGAATTATTATGTGGATCAATGTTTTATAcg ACGGAGGTTGATTTGTGGT cCCTCGgatgtattatttttgagTTAATAAACCTGTGTCCGTTATTCCCTGGGAAGTTTAAGAAGGACGA ATATTCAGAAGAATGTTctcaaattataaatttaattgaAGTCATAGGTTCTCCacaaat gagtttttttgaaaatattaaagacCACACcagtaaaaaaaat aCATTACTTATAAAGGAATTATGTGAATTGAACATAAAACCCTTATGCTGGGATGAAATTCTTGGAAACATATTAGAAATAGA gGAAAAggaattaattaatataatagatGGGCTTTTAAAATG GAATCCAAATGAAAGATTAAATATTGATGCCGTATTAAGTAACCCTTACTTTTCTACGttaaataaatag